A genomic segment from Salvia splendens isolate huo1 chromosome 13, SspV2, whole genome shotgun sequence encodes:
- the LOC121760917 gene encoding UPF0496 protein 1-like codes for MAGEFVLAFRDLQKDAVNNEKLVDFVHGHYTNSLNAPEFYSALQQQCLHPDQHVHNLFCNLSFLYTDHFFMEETLKSMDESLEKQLCCVDVCKKASTIFFISAAMICAAKAATAAADANPKTKMTAAKAAAAAAAASILFGAVGKWVHSLLSKHESRSIRR; via the coding sequence ATGGCCGGAGAATTTGTTTTGGCATTTCGTGATCTGCAGAAGGACGCGgtaaataatgaaaaattggtGGATTTTGTCCACGGCCACTACACGAACAGCCTCAACGCTCCCGAGTTCTACTCAGCCCTCCAACAACAATGTCTCCACCCTGACCAACATGTCCACAACTTATTCTGTAATTTATCCTTTCTTTACACAGACCATTTCTTCATGGAGGAGACACTGAAATCAATGGATGAGAGCTTGGAGAAGCAGCTCTGCTGCGTCGATGTCTGTAAGAAGGCCTCTACTATTTTCTTCATCTCAGCGGCCATGATCTGCGCGGCCAAGGCTGCCACTGCAGCCGCGGACGCCAACCCCAAGACTAAGATGACAGCGGCCAAGGCGGCAGCTGCAGCCGCTGCAGCCTCCATTCTGTTTGGTGCAGTCGGGAAGTGGGTCCATTCGCTTCTGAGCAAGCATGAGTCAAGAAGCATAAGGAGATAA